TCcagatatatattgttatgatgaCCCACTGTTATTCTACATATACTAACATCAACTCCATTACCAGTGCACTAACAAAGTTATCTAATTTTTTAACACACCTCTTCTCCAGCTCTGCAATTTTTGCCATTTCCTGCTGTTCTTGTTGCTGAAGTCtcaactgctcctcctcctcctgtttcttcatTGCCGCTTCCAACTGCTTCTGCTTGACCTGCTCTCTCACGTACTCCTCATCCGCATTCTTCTTACGtagccgctcctcctcctcctgctgttccTGCACTAGCCTTATCTTCTCCTGCTGAATGATTGCAGCGTCTCCCtcatatctcttcttcttctcctcctccaactgcttctttctctcctcctcttggttCGCAGCAAGGTTCTCAAAACGTGCTCTTAGGTTAGAGGCCTTCTCTGAAGCTGAAGAAAAGGTGGATTAATAGTGATTAAccgaaatatatgcataaataccaattttcccttcacttcccaGCTGATACTCCTGGGGATTCCAATGCattctcaaacatatatataaaaacagaattACCGATACAAATCAAACCATAATGACTGTCAGTGTTGTCCTCCACAGAGACAGGTCTGGATACGTTACCTTGGATATCTGGCTTGGTcctctggtagttggttccaatGCTTTCTTGCTTTTCCTCAAACTTATGGGCTGACTTATCCATGCGGTCTGACTGGACACCAAACTTACCACCAAAGCCCTgcaaaataaatcaaattaacgTAATATCAAACAAGTGCTTCCATTCCCAAGGAAAATATATGCTGTTTAGCAATTTCAGTTAAGTCACAAGCAAAACTCTTTGCGATGCTATAAGCTCTTCCTGCAGCTGTGCTGTTGCAGTTTTACCATTTTCTGAGGTCTATATTTGGCATTTGTTAGGCTAAATGAAGATGGTTGTGAGCtagttgtgttatttttttatatttttgtattattattattttctctctctctctctctctctctaagacatAATCCATTTAAATATGAAAaattagaatataaaaaataataataacaattacaatgatgatgatgatgatgatgatgatgatgatgatgatgatgatgatgatgatgatgatgatgatgatgatgatgatgatgatgatgatgatgatgatgatgatgataataataaaaataaaaataaaaataaaaataaaaataaaaataaaaataaaaataaaaataaaaataaaaataaaaataaaaataaaaataaaaataaaaaataaaaataaaaataacaataacaataacaataaaaataaaaataaaaataaaaataataataacaataacaataacaataacaataacaataacaataaaaataacaataataataataataataataataacaataataacaataataacaataataacaataataataataataataataataataataataataacaataataataataataacaataacaataacaataacaataacaataacaataacaataacaataacaataacaataacaataacaataacaaaacaacagcagcaataataataataataataataataataataataataataataataataataataataataataataataatgatgatgatgatatgaagaagaaaaagtagaaaaaaataataacaatactattactattaaagtatcatcatcatcatcatcatcatcatcatcatcatcatcatcatcatcatcatcatcatcatcatcatcatcatcatcatcatcatcatcatgttattatcatcattattatcattattattgtcactgataataataatgataataataataataatattattattattaatattatatttatcattaatattaatatcatcatcgtcaccatcaccatcaccattactactattgctattataagtatcagtatcataattataattataatcataatcataacagtaaccataacaaaaacaacaaccacagcaagaATAACATGAAGCAGATAAATGGCTAAGAGCTCGAGAGAGAAACTCTTGTGCAGCGAAGGCCCCACCTTGGAGTGGTCCATCTGGCTCTCATGCTTCTCAACCTTCTCGATGTGGTCCCAACCGGCCGCTGTCTTGTCCTGCCGATCCTTCTGCACGCCAAACTTCCCGCCAAAGCCCACTGAATAATCTGAAGCCATCAAAGTACAGTTCAATGCTTAGCAGGTCTTTGCTTGGTCTAGGTTCGTTTTGAAAGGGATGGAACTGAATATGCTGATGGCACTAAGTATGCATTCAATCAATTAATTACTTATGCGAGTTGTCAGCCACACTTCACAAagtgaaagaatgaaaatatgGTACTATATATGACATGACGGAAAGCTGAAAAGCAGCTGTGAATAAACAGAAGGAAGACAATAATATCTGCTTCCGCCCACATCTTACAAACAGAAAATCACCTTTCTGACTCTCGTGCTTTTCTACTTTCTCAATGTGGTCCCATCCTGCAGCAGATTTGTCCTGGCGGTCAGATTGTACACCAAATTTTCCACCAAATCCCTGTGTGTAATCTGCATAAAGCAAAGTTTTGGATATAGCAAATAGGGTAAAATTggcaatagcaaaaaaaaaaaaaaaaaaaaagagcattaaGCTTAGGCACCTCATTCCTGACTTATAAACTTATTATCTTAAATACTGAttaatttcattaaaaataaataaataaataaataaataaataaataaataaataaataaataaataaaaaatctgaaaCATGAAAATTGTTCAATATCAAtatcctatatattcatataaaattttTCACATCATCTACAATGTCCTACTAAGTACAACCTTAAAATCTTGCACACCTTTCTGGCTTTCATGCTTTTCCGTTTTCTCTATGTGGTCCCAACCTGCTGCAGACTTATCCTGTCTGTCCTTCTGCACTCCAAACTTCCCACCAAAACCTTTAGAATAGTCTGCACCAGGTGAAAAGATTGATAAGGTTTAGAGGAATGCCTCATTATTACGATGGACTTCAGAAGTACCCTATACATCAGAAATTCTTAAGTAAATAATCCttttaaaaaagtataaaaaaaaaaactgcttgaaatgctgtctgtttttttcaAGTCTAGAATTTtctcttagtttcttttttttctaaatcctcATTAAAAAGTATTAAAAGGAATAATAGTAACTTCATCACACTATAACTACCTGCCAAGTCCTTTTCCTGAgaaataatattttcaaaaaatgTGCACGACTCATAAGTGAGCAGATAGAGCAATTCCCTTTTAATCATCCTATGTATAAAATCAgctcctctctatcttctatcttaaACTGAACTCATTCAAAAATAACACATGAAGCATCTCTACTGGAAGCCCAACCCTGTCACACCTCTCTGACTCTGGtgcttctctgtcttctctataTAATCCCAACCTGCTGCAGACTTATCCTGTCTATCCTTCTGTACACCAAACCTTCCTCCAAATCCTTTGGAATAGTCTGCCGCATGCAAAAAGAATTACACAATTTAAGATCAATATAGGAATTACTGCTGAAATTCTACAATGATGTTTAGTTAACACTGTTCAATTCTGAGATTAACTTGAAAAAAGCTCATGATCATCATACTATCTAGTAATAAAAATGCAAGAACTCAATCACAGTACTAATTTATATCTGACAATGAGATTAAGTACTGGCAAGCAAATTAAATCTGTTTTTATAGAAATGAGATTACTGGTAAACACTAATGGTAACCAATTCAGTTGAAGGACATTGTATGCTAGCCCTTGTAGTACAAGTAAAGAATCCAAGGACACTACCAGGACAATCCTTGTCAAAATGAGCAACAAGAATCCCAGATCTGTTTCTAACGTATAGCCATGTGCCTCTGTCAGATTGCTCGACTCATTTTGTACTGAAAGAATAACTGATGTGATGGAGAGGAGGGATCATTCTGTATTGTGAGCAAGAAGCAGTCCACAGTACTCTAGTaagagaaaatattgaaaatcagACAGGTGAAATCTAGACATTTATCACATATAACCTGAGTATCCTACTAAGTCTTCAGTCAAATGAGGGTACACAGTTAAAAATATCAAGATGAAAATCtaataagttttttttatgttgtaatATTAGGAGTGAAAGTATTACCTAGAATAGAGACATATGGTATATCAAAACAAATATGAGTGATCAAagtcaaaaaaactaaaaatctaCAATGACGTAAAGCCTTCCAATGTCCAAACCAAACTGGTTAAAGGTTCTGAACGCAAAACATAAGCTGCAGGCGCACCCTTCTGGCTTTCatgtttttccattttctctatgtGGTCCCAACCTGCAGCAGACTTATCTTGTCTGTCCTTCTGTACTCCAAATTTTCCTCCAAAGCCTTTAGAATAGTCTGTATGCAGCATGTTAAGAGaacataaaatgttttgactaTTCATAATAAACAatgcataaaatatttttgtagagCATGTATAGTCAAAACACAGGGTAACACAAATTTTATGGAGAAGAAAAATCAAGTAGCTATTATCAATAACTAGAAAAAGTTTCCCTACGATCACCTCAAGACATTAGAAACTCCTACACACAACTTGAGATGCTTCTACTACAATAGCCCTTCCATCTCAAGAACAAAAGTATGTTTATACATCTGAACTGACTGCATTAACCAATTACTGATATCAGTCTTGCCATAATAAAATGGCAattcaaaagaaagggaaaaatactcATAATTGCCAAATTCTTAAAATATTGGTTCCCAATTCCTTTGATATACGATCAGAAAAGAATATCACTGTCTTGGCAGTGGTAGTAAATGCACACCTTTCTGACTCTCATGTTTCTCAACCTTTTCAATGTGGTCCCATCCTGCAGCAGATTTGTCTTGTCGGTCAGACTGCACACCAAACTTGCCACCAAAACCCTTGGAGTAATCTGTGTCAGGCAGAAGATTGGCTGTAGCACTCTGGGCAACACAAGCAtgggaagacaaaacaaaaagcagGCAAAAATATTCGGGTTAAACACTTAATGGTAACTAAAACTTATTACAACCCTTTTTTGTAGCCTGTCGGTTTTTACTTTTAGATAAGGTTAAAGATAATTAATCTGGTGCATCATTTCTCAAATCAAAATATCTGTAATGGATTTCTGCATGCTATAAAATTTTACCTAGAGCAAAAGAGTTGCATTAATTTGAAGTTGCCAGAAGTACATTATACAAAACATAACATTGTCATATGCACATATCAACATCCAAGCTTACCTGACTCCACCTGCTGTTGCATCACTGAACAATTGCATAGTCACAGAGTATTGACAATGGGAATAATGTAAGTTTTTCATATGAATCATATTATATTTTCAACAATATGTCTACTACATATAGCATTGGCATTACACTTGAAAAGGACATACACAGTAAACACACCAATTGTCATGTAAAGTGGTTCATTTTAAATAGTGGCATAATtaccacaaaaatatatgtacttgAGCATAACTGTACAttacattatacataatatatatatatatatatatatatatatatatatatatatatatgtatatgtatgtgtatgtgtatgtgtatgtgtgtgtgtgtgtgtgtgtgtgtgtgtgtgtgtgtgtgtgtgtgtgtgtgtgtttgtttgtttgtttgtttgtttgtgtgtttgtttgtttgtttgtgtgtgtgtttgtgtttgtgtgtgtgtgtgtgtgtgtgtgtgtgtttgtgtgtgtgtgtgtgtgtgtgtgtgtgtgtgtgtgtgtgtgtgtgtgtgtgtgtgtgtgtgtgttgtgtgttgtgtgtgtgtgtttgtttgtttgtttgtttgtttgtgtgtgtgtgtgtttgtgtttgtgtgtgtgtttgtgtgtgtgtgtgtgtgtgtgtgtgtgtgtgtgtgtgtgtgtgtgtgtgtgtgtgtgtgtgtgtgtgtgtgtgtgtgtgtgtgtgctgtgtgtgtgtgtgtgtgtgtgtgtgtgtgtgtgtgtgtgtgtgtgtgtgtgtgtgtgtgtgtgtgtgtgtgtgtgtgtgtgtgtgtgtgtgtgtgtgtgcatgtgtgtgtgcgtgtgtgtgtgtgtgtgtgcatgtgtgtgtgtgtgtgtgtgtgtgtgcgtgtttgggtgtgtgtgtgcaaagactgCCATCTCTCCAACCTTTCTGACTTTCATGTTGGTCCAATTTCTCAATGTGGTCCCAACCAGCTGCTGATCTGTCCTGCCTGTCCTTCTCTACACCATACTTGCCTCCAAAGCCCTTAGAGTAGTCTGGGTGCAGAAAGCATGTTCAAAGAgcagtgggaagagggaagagaaagccaAACATTACAAGGAGAATCTCAAACCTGATGTCACTAGATTTACTGAATGTTAGTGATATCATTCCTGGTTACCCTATGAACTGGCATACATTAAGAAAAGCTGATTACATTATTAAGCCTGGTATACCTACAAGagaaatgttataaatctaaaggAATAACTTTCTTATGTAACCCCATTATTAACTCATGTACACACCTTGTCCACTGTTATTTtagtttatcaattttgtttacacacaagTGGCTCctactcacctgtttaccctattccttGTATTTtcccaaagattttttttaaactactattagtgttatcatcatattaaaaataatgtcaataatgataatctatgtgtaaacaaactgACAAAAAACCTTgagttttcttgatttttgtttatgctattaatataatgatatcagcatCACTGATATCATAATTGCTATAGTCTATTTTACATtactaatagcaaaataaaac
The nucleotide sequence above comes from Penaeus chinensis breed Huanghai No. 1 chromosome 3, ASM1920278v2, whole genome shotgun sequence. Encoded proteins:
- the LOC125045220 gene encoding src substrate cortactin-like isoform X1, encoding MWKAQAGHQIVIDNGNDDDDWETDADYVNNMTEEEQRYGTKRDIGAINMKEYREQAINADAEIKRKESEEGPKASYGYGGKFGVQKDRMDKSAETHEYIGKVEKHASQKDYSTGFGGKFGVQSDRKDSSAVGWDHIEKVDKHESQKDYSKGFGGKFGVQSDRQDKSAAGWDHIEKVEKHESQKDYSKGFGGKFGVQKDRQDKSAAGWDHIEKMEKHESQKDYSKGFGGRFGVQKDRQDKSAAGWDYIEKTEKHQSQRDYSKGFGGKFGVQKDRQDKSAAGWDHIEKTEKHESQKDYTQGFGGKFGVQSDRQDKSAAGWDHIEKVEKHESQKDYSVGFGGKFGVQKDRQDKTAAGWDHIEKVEKHESQMDHSKGFGGKFGVQSDRMDKSAHKFEEKQESIGTNYQRTKPDIQASEKASNLRARFENLAANQEEERKKQLEEEKKKRYEGDAAIIQQEKIRLVQEQQEEEERLRKKNADEEYVREQVKQKQLEAAMKKQEEEEQLRLQQQEQQEMAKIAELEKREAALKRQQAEEEERRRQLEQEAASSREQAEREAAEEAAARAEKERLEAEVRRQEQLLMGNPQIPATEVADAPEPQDEGMGITAFALYDYQAADTDEISFDPDDIITNIEMIDEGWWRGWCNGQYGLFPANYVQVHSPTQ
- the LOC125045220 gene encoding src substrate cortactin-like isoform X3, which codes for MWKAQAGHQIVIDNGNDDDDWETDADYVNNMTEEEQRYGTKRDIGAINMKEYREQAINADAEIKRKESEEGPKASYGYGGKFGVQKDRMDKSAETHEYIGKVEKHASQKDYSTGFGGKFGVQSDRKDSSAVGWDHIEKVDKHESQKDYSKGFGGKFGVQSDRQDKSAAGWDHIEKVEKHESQKDYSKGFGGKFGVQKDRQDKSAAGWDHIEKTEKHESQKDYTQGFGGKFGVQSDRQDKSAAGWDHIEKVEKHESQKDYSVGFGGKFGVQKDRQDKTAAGWDHIEKVEKHESQMDHSKGFGGKFGVQSDRMDKSAHKFEEKQESIGTNYQRTKPDIQASEKASNLRARFENLAANQEEERKKQLEEEKKKRYEGDAAIIQQEKIRLVQEQQEEEERLRKKNADEEYVREQVKQKQLEAAMKKQEEEEQLRLQQQEQQEMAKIAELEKREAALKRQQAEEEERRRQLEQEAASSREQAEREAAEEAAARAEKERLEAEVRRQEQLLMGNPQIPATEVADAPEPQDEGMGITAFALYDYQAADTDEISFDPDDIITNIEMIDEGWWRGWCNGQYGLFPANYVQVHSPTQ
- the LOC125045220 gene encoding src substrate cortactin-like isoform X4 — its product is MWKAQAGHQIVIDNGNDDDDWETDADYVNNMTEEEQRYGTKRDIGAINMKEYREQAINADAEIKRKESEEGPKASYGYGGKFGVQKDRMDKSAETHEYIGKVEKHASQKDYSTGFGGKFGVQSDRKDSSAVGWDHIEKVDKHESQKDYSKGFGGKFGVQSDRQDKSAAGWDHIEKVEKHESQKDYSKGFGGKFGVQKDRQDKSAAGWDHIEKMEKHESQKDYSKGFGGRFGVQKDRQDKSAAGWDYIEKTEKHQSQRDYSKGFGGKFGVQKDRQDKSAAGWDHIEKTEKHESQKDYTQGFGGKFGVQSDRQDKSAAGWDHIEKVEKHESQKDYSVGFGGKFGVQKDRQDKTAAGWDHIEKVEKHESQMDHSKGFGGKFGVQSDRMDKSAHKFEEKQESIGTNYQRTKPDIQASEKASNLRARFENLAANQEEERKKQLEEEKKKRYEGDAAIIQQEKIRLVQEQQEEEERLRKKNADEEYVREQVKQKQLEAAMKKQEEEEQLRLQQQEQQEMAKIAELEKREAALKRQQAEEEERRRQLEQEAASSREQRTLTKYHLILMTS
- the LOC125045220 gene encoding src substrate cortactin-like isoform X2, coding for MWKAQAGHQIVIDNGNDDDDWETDADYVNNMTEEEQRYGTKRDIGAINMKEYREQAINADAEIKRKESEEGPKASYGYGGKFGVQKDRMDKSAETHEYIGKVEKHASQKDYSTGFGGKFGVQSDRKDSSAVGWDHIEKVDKHESQKDYSKGFGGKFGVQSDRQDKSAAGWDHIEKVEKHESQKDYSKGFGGKFGVQKDRQDKSAAGWDHIEKMEKHESQKDYSKGFGGRFGVQKDRQDKSAAGWDYIEKTEKHQSQRDYSKGFGGKFGVQKDRQDKSAAGWDHIEKTEKHESQKDYTQGFGGKFGVQSDRQDKSAAGWDHIEKVEKHESQKDYSVGFGGKFGVQKDRQDKTAAGWDHIEKVEKHESQMDHSKGFGGKFGVQSDRMDKSAHKFEEKQESIGTNYQRTKPDIQASEKASNLRARFENLAANQEEERKKQLEEEKKKRYEGDAAIIQQEKIRLVQEQQEEEERLRKKNADEEYVREQVKQKQLEAAMKKQEEEEQLRLQQQEQQEMAKIAELEKREAALKRQQAEEEERRRQLEQEAASSREQIPATEVADAPEPQDEGMGITAFALYDYQAADTDEISFDPDDIITNIEMIDEGWWRGWCNGQYGLFPANYVQVHSPTQ